In Sulfurihydrogenibium sp., one genomic interval encodes:
- a CDS encoding ABC transporter permease, translating into MVNKMYHILFLALKFLVERKRQTFVSIVGVGIGVAAFIVMASLMNGFQKYFVEQAIDLNAHITLKTKPEDIPDRILKIYYGDKIIPVILGSKPPEKKDKITDYKFIIEKYSNNPDILGVAPHLVSQGILKYGTVEKSGSLIGIDPNLERKASVIDKFIENKRLDVLLADENSIIIGKLLAKDLGIYETGKKVILTTPNGNTHLFKVVDFFNSGITNLDQTRVYLNLRTLQTMLQRPNEVNELIFKIKDVNKAERLARLISQETGYYTESWQFAYKNFLQLFKIQNYITYMIVFAILVVSAFGIFNIIMMTVMEKKKDIAILKTVGYEDDEIIKIFTFQGVIIGFFGYIIGAILGYSIQEWLSSLRIDVEGLIRAKGFILDRSILYFVYGFVFSMFFSILASFYPSYKASKLNPVDIFRSGG; encoded by the coding sequence TTGGTAAATAAGATGTATCATATACTTTTTTTAGCTTTAAAGTTTTTAGTTGAAAGAAAAAGACAGACTTTTGTCTCGATTGTTGGTGTTGGGATCGGCGTTGCAGCTTTTATAGTTATGGCTTCATTGATGAATGGATTTCAAAAATACTTTGTAGAGCAAGCAATAGACCTAAACGCACACATTACACTTAAGACCAAGCCGGAAGATATACCGGATAGAATTCTAAAAATTTACTATGGTGATAAAATTATTCCGGTAATTCTTGGGTCTAAACCTCCTGAAAAGAAGGATAAAATCACAGATTACAAATTTATAATAGAAAAGTACTCAAACAATCCTGATATTCTTGGTGTAGCACCACATCTTGTAAGTCAAGGTATATTAAAATATGGAACAGTTGAAAAGTCTGGGTCATTGATTGGTATAGACCCAAATTTGGAAAGAAAAGCATCGGTAATTGATAAATTTATAGAAAATAAACGATTAGATGTTTTATTAGCAGACGAAAACAGCATAATCATCGGTAAACTTCTCGCCAAAGACCTTGGAATATACGAAACGGGAAAGAAAGTAATTCTAACAACGCCAAACGGAAACACACATCTGTTTAAGGTTGTTGATTTTTTTAACTCAGGAATTACAAACTTAGACCAAACAAGAGTTTATTTAAACCTTAGAACGCTTCAGACCATGCTTCAAAGACCAAATGAAGTTAATGAGCTAATATTTAAGATAAAAGATGTAAATAAAGCAGAAAGGTTAGCAAGATTAATCTCACAAGAGACCGGTTATTACACTGAAAGCTGGCAGTTTGCATACAAAAACTTTCTACAGCTTTTTAAAATCCAAAACTACATCACATACATGATAGTATTTGCTATTTTGGTAGTATCAGCTTTTGGAATTTTTAACATCATAATGATGACAGTTATGGAAAAGAAAAAAGATATAGCAATTTTAAAGACCGTTGGGTATGAAGATGATGAAATAATAAAAATCTTTACATTTCAAGGTGTAATCATTGGCTTTTTTGGCTACATAATAGGAGCAATACTTGGCTATTCTATCCAAGAATGGCTATCAAGCTTAAGGATAGACGTTGAAGGTTTAATAAGAGCAAAAGGCTTTATTCTTGATAGAAGCATTCTTTACTTTGTTTATGGCTTTGTTTTTTCAATGTTTTTCTCCATACTGGCATCTTTTTATCCATCTTACAAAGCATCTAAGTTAAATCCTGTTGATATTTTTAGAAGTGGTGGATGA
- a CDS encoding cytochrome ubiquinol oxidase subunit I → MDLLALSRFQFAFTAFMHFIFVPLTLGLSVFIAILKTLYLKTKNPLYDELSMFLMKLFAINFAAGVATGLTMEFEFGTNWFQYSKFVGDIFGSPLAIEGLMAFFLESTFIGIFLYGRGRISEAMHTFSAWMVALGSNLSALWILIANSWMQTPTGYKIVETGQGIRAELTDFWAAVLNHTTIIRFLHTVDAGQITAGFFVLGVLAYFLLKRQHVEMAKLGMKVALIYTSIVSVLAIIFGDISGYYVAKYQPLKLAMAEGIWNTEKGAPVIPIGWVDQKEQKTYAPIAIPGMASFLSYHDFNAEVKGINDLVKEYQQKAKDYESKIAELEKQYAVNPTPELKQQLAEYKAYAKAYNISHADLPSVNVVFQSFHFMIGLGFLFVFVSLWGLYLLKKGTIYQNIAFLKTVLYSIPLPFIASELGWFTAEVGRQPWLVQGMLKTADGVTYFNTSANVLFSVITFILIYTGIFVIYVKTMKKKVQEYAKKDIVVDYETVPSTVQVGMYSKDTKGGV, encoded by the coding sequence ATGGACTTGTTAGCTTTGTCCAGATTCCAGTTTGCGTTTACAGCATTCATGCACTTCATCTTTGTTCCATTAACACTTGGTTTGTCTGTCTTCATTGCCATCCTCAAAACTCTTTATCTAAAAACCAAAAATCCATTGTATGATGAGCTCTCTATGTTCTTGATGAAGCTTTTTGCTATCAACTTTGCTGCGGGTGTGGCAACTGGTTTAACGATGGAATTTGAGTTTGGTACTAATTGGTTCCAGTATTCAAAATTTGTGGGTGATATCTTTGGTTCACCATTGGCGATCGAAGGTTTAATGGCATTCTTCTTAGAATCTACGTTTATAGGTATATTCCTATATGGTAGAGGAAGAATATCGGAAGCTATGCACACATTTTCAGCATGGATGGTAGCTCTTGGTAGTAATCTTTCTGCATTATGGATTTTAATTGCTAACTCTTGGATGCAAACACCTACTGGTTATAAAATTGTTGAAACTGGGCAGGGAATCAGAGCAGAGCTTACAGATTTTTGGGCTGCAGTTTTAAATCATACAACAATAATAAGATTTCTTCACACAGTTGATGCCGGTCAAATTACAGCAGGATTTTTCGTTTTAGGTGTATTGGCATATTTCTTACTCAAAAGACAACATGTTGAGATGGCAAAATTGGGCATGAAAGTGGCTCTAATTTATACTTCTATAGTATCAGTGTTAGCTATCATATTTGGTGATATTAGTGGTTATTATGTAGCGAAATATCAACCTTTAAAACTTGCTATGGCAGAGGGAATTTGGAATACTGAAAAAGGAGCTCCTGTTATACCTATCGGTTGGGTAGATCAAAAAGAACAAAAAACTTATGCACCTATAGCTATTCCAGGTATGGCTTCGTTTTTATCATACCATGATTTCAACGCAGAAGTAAAAGGAATTAACGACCTTGTCAAAGAATATCAGCAAAAAGCAAAAGATTATGAATCAAAAATAGCAGAGTTAGAAAAACAATATGCTGTAAATCCAACTCCAGAGTTAAAGCAACAGTTAGCAGAATATAAAGCATATGCAAAGGCTTATAATATTTCCCATGCAGATTTACCAAGTGTTAACGTAGTGTTCCAATCTTTCCACTTTATGATTGGTTTAGGCTTCTTGTTTGTGTTTGTCTCTCTATGGGGTCTATACTTGCTCAAAAAAGGAACTATTTATCAAAATATAGCATTCTTAAAAACAGTTCTTTACTCAATACCACTTCCATTTATAGCATCAGAGCTTGGTTGGTTTACAGCTGAAGTCGGTCGTCAACCATGGTTAGTCCAAGGAATGTTAAAAACAGCTGATGGTGTAACTTACTTTAATACTTCTGCTAATGTATTGTTCTCGGTAATAACGTTCATTTTAATTTACACAGGTATTTTTGTTATATATGTAAAAACAATGAAAAAGAAAGTTCAAGAGTATGCTAAAAAAGACATTGTAGTTGATTATGAAACTGTACCAAGCACTGTTCAAGTAGGAATGTATTCAAAAGATACAAAAGGGGGTGTTTAA
- a CDS encoding molybdenum cofactor guanylyltransferase, which translates to MTTNKISCILLAGGQSKRMGEDKAFLKLDGQTFLKTIVKKLYEKCDEIILSINKDEEIYQKELHGFLDKTSFIKDKNPYDGPLNAVVSVADSINNPYVFMATVDTPLLNPELIDFYKEKISDYDCILPVINGKYQPLNTLYKKDALEKAKEVYNSSKSLMSWIDKLNCLKLYEDEISKIDKNLFSYWSINTKDEYERLKNIK; encoded by the coding sequence ATGACTACGAATAAAATTTCTTGCATCCTGCTTGCTGGCGGTCAAAGCAAGAGAATGGGTGAAGATAAAGCATTTTTAAAACTTGATGGACAAACATTTTTAAAAACAATTGTCAAAAAGCTCTATGAAAAATGCGATGAAATCATCCTTTCAATAAATAAAGATGAAGAAATTTATCAAAAAGAACTTCATGGATTTCTTGATAAGACAAGTTTTATCAAAGATAAAAACCCTTACGATGGTCCACTAAACGCAGTTGTGTCAGTAGCAGATAGTATTAATAATCCGTATGTGTTTATGGCTACTGTAGATACTCCACTTTTAAATCCAGAATTAATTGATTTTTATAAAGAAAAAATTTCAGATTATGATTGCATTCTTCCTGTAATCAATGGAAAATACCAACCTTTAAATACGCTTTATAAAAAAGATGCTTTAGAAAAAGCTAAGGAAGTATATAACTCAAGTAAGTCTTTAATGTCTTGGATTGATAAGCTGAATTGCCTAAAATTGTATGAAGATGAAATCTCCAAGATAGACAAGAATCTTTTTAGTTATTGGAGTATTAACACAAAAGATGAGTATGAAAGATTGAAGAATATAAAATAA
- the cysM gene encoding cysteine synthase B yields MWILGQHDEGYRKTRKSILELVGNTPLVELSRSLPEDIKKKNVKIYAKLESYNPGGSVKDRPATRMIVEAINSGKLTKDKVIIDATSGNTGIALAMVGTALGYQVELAMPANVSEERKRIIKAFGAKIHFTNPLESTDGAIIYVRKLVEKYPEKYYYIDQYNNDANWKAHFDSTAVEIWNQTEGKITHFVAGIGTGGTVMGTGRRLKIFNPDIQVIGVQPDSPFHGIEGLKYIETSIKPGIFDENRLDRTIFIGTDIAYQRARELSRLEGIFVGQSSGAAYEAAIKVAREIDEGVIVFICPDGGEKYLTTALYDYE; encoded by the coding sequence ATGTGGATACTTGGACAGCATGATGAAGGCTATAGAAAAACAAGAAAATCAATATTAGAGCTTGTTGGAAATACTCCATTAGTAGAACTCAGCAGGTCATTGCCTGAAGATATAAAAAAGAAGAATGTAAAAATTTATGCAAAGTTAGAATCTTATAATCCCGGTGGATCTGTAAAAGACAGACCGGCAACAAGAATGATAGTTGAAGCAATTAATTCCGGAAAACTAACAAAAGATAAAGTTATCATAGATGCAACATCCGGAAACACTGGAATTGCCCTTGCAATGGTTGGAACAGCCCTTGGATATCAAGTTGAACTTGCGATGCCAGCCAATGTTAGCGAAGAAAGAAAGAGAATCATAAAGGCATTTGGAGCCAAAATTCATTTTACAAATCCACTTGAAAGTACAGATGGAGCAATTATTTATGTCAGAAAGCTTGTTGAAAAGTATCCAGAAAAATATTATTACATAGACCAATATAACAATGATGCAAACTGGAAAGCACATTTTGATTCTACCGCAGTGGAAATTTGGAATCAAACAGAAGGAAAGATTACTCACTTTGTTGCCGGAATAGGAACAGGCGGTACCGTTATGGGAACTGGTAGAAGATTAAAAATCTTCAATCCGGATATTCAAGTTATAGGCGTTCAGCCGGATAGCCCATTTCATGGGATAGAGGGATTAAAATATATAGAAACTTCCATAAAGCCAGGTATTTTTGATGAAAACAGGCTTGATAGAACTATCTTTATTGGAACTGATATTGCTTATCAAAGAGCAAGAGAGCTGTCAAGATTGGAAGGCATATTTGTAGGACAATCATCCGGTGCTGCTTATGAGGCAGCAATAAAAGTAGCGAGAGAAATTGATGAAGGTGTTATAGTTTTTATCTGTCCTGATGGTGGAGAAAAATATTTAACAACAGCTTTATATGACTACGAATAA
- the motA gene encoding flagellar motor stator protein MotA → MDITTIGGIIAALVLFAIGDILEGGNPAGLVHISSIIIVVPTTLSAAAVATKQKYVAAAYKELKIVFGNPQLNPEETLEQIIKIAEKARKEGILAIESDIGNIDDPFFRKGLQMLVDGLEPEVIRERLELEIGEIEEYYEGAAKYWITAGETTPVFGLVGAVMGLILALKRLENPVEMAEGIAGAFTATVTGIVSSYLLFGPWGHKMKAKAKDIIKTREMILEGIIGIALSKNPKMLREQLMIYTGKSEAKEA, encoded by the coding sequence ATGGATATTACCACAATCGGTGGGATAATCGCTGCCTTAGTTTTGTTTGCTATAGGTGATATATTGGAAGGTGGAAACCCAGCCGGACTTGTTCATATATCTTCTATTATAATAGTCGTACCTACAACATTATCAGCTGCTGCCGTAGCAACAAAACAAAAATATGTTGCAGCTGCTTACAAAGAACTTAAAATCGTATTTGGCAATCCTCAATTAAATCCGGAAGAGACTTTAGAGCAAATTATAAAAATAGCTGAAAAGGCAAGAAAAGAAGGAATTTTAGCAATAGAATCTGATATAGGTAATATAGATGATCCATTTTTTAGAAAAGGTCTGCAGATGCTTGTGGATGGATTGGAGCCTGAAGTGATCAGAGAAAGATTGGAGCTGGAGATTGGAGAGATAGAGGAGTATTATGAAGGTGCTGCAAAATACTGGATTACGGCAGGAGAAACTACGCCGGTTTTTGGTCTTGTCGGTGCAGTTATGGGATTAATCCTTGCATTAAAAAGACTTGAAAATCCGGTAGAAATGGCAGAAGGTATAGCAGGTGCTTTTACTGCAACTGTTACAGGTATCGTATCTTCCTACCTCCTTTTTGGTCCATGGGGACACAAAATGAAAGCTAAGGCTAAAGATATAATTAAAACTAGAGAAATGATATTAGAAGGCATAATTGGAATAGCATTATCTAAAAATCCAAAAATGCTTAGAGAACAACTTATGATTTACACAGGAAAATCTGAAGCTAAAGAGGCTTAA
- a CDS encoding NifB/NifX family molybdenum-iron cluster-binding protein, with protein sequence MIISDLNQSKENQGKYNGYVAIPIKAPRENQPIKISPAFGKVKFFTLYDKNSKKIEIVENPADNGGGVVRFLNSLGIEELITLHMGKGAYNIALTFGMKIYFAKDDKQTLDEVIAKFESNQLLLITEENFELLSQFGCGSHDHHDHHD encoded by the coding sequence ATGATAATATCAGACTTAAACCAAAGCAAAGAAAACCAAGGAAAATACAATGGTTATGTAGCAATTCCTATAAAAGCTCCACGAGAAAATCAACCAATCAAGATCTCTCCAGCATTTGGAAAAGTTAAATTTTTTACATTATACGACAAAAACTCAAAGAAAATTGAAATTGTAGAAAATCCAGCAGATAATGGTGGTGGAGTAGTTAGATTTCTAAACAGCCTCGGTATAGAAGAATTAATTACCCTTCATATGGGGAAAGGTGCATACAATATAGCTTTGACCTTTGGGATGAAAATCTATTTTGCTAAAGACGATAAGCAAACTTTAGATGAAGTGATAGCTAAATTTGAGTCAAATCAGCTTCTATTAATTACAGAAGAGAATTTTGAGCTTTTATCACAATTTGGCTGTGGCAGTCATGACCATCACGATCATCATGATTGA
- a CDS encoding ABC transporter ATP-binding protein → MEIIKVENINKFIANEHILKNINLSVNQGEFVSIIGPSGSGKSTLLYILGLLDQPTDGKVFVENQEINFKDKKRISEIRNKKFGFVFQFHYLINELTALENVMVPMLKSGVEKSVAVDIAIKNLEKLGLGKKQDRRPYELSGGEQQRVSIARALSNNPLVIIADEPTGNLDSKNTEIVMEIFENLNKEGRTIIMVTHEIDLAERTQRIIKLKDGEIIEDVKKI, encoded by the coding sequence ATGGAAATTATAAAAGTAGAAAATATAAACAAGTTTATTGCCAATGAGCATATTTTAAAAAATATAAATCTATCAGTAAACCAAGGAGAGTTTGTAAGTATCATAGGTCCATCCGGTTCAGGAAAAAGTACATTGTTATACATACTTGGACTTTTAGACCAACCAACAGACGGAAAAGTTTTTGTTGAAAATCAAGAGATAAATTTTAAGGATAAAAAAAGAATTTCAGAAATAAGAAATAAAAAATTTGGATTCGTGTTTCAGTTTCATTATCTGATAAATGAGCTTACAGCTTTAGAAAACGTTATGGTTCCAATGTTAAAAAGCGGCGTAGAAAAATCTGTGGCAGTAGATATAGCAATAAAGAATCTCGAAAAGCTTGGACTTGGAAAAAAGCAAGACAGAAGACCTTACGAGCTATCAGGTGGCGAACAGCAAAGAGTCTCTATTGCAAGAGCTTTATCAAACAATCCATTAGTAATCATTGCAGACGAACCAACGGGCAACCTTGACTCAAAAAATACCGAAATAGTCATGGAAATATTTGAAAATTTAAACAAAGAAGGAAGAACTATAATCATGGTAACTCACGAGATTGATTTAGCAGAAAGAACTCAAAGAATCATAAAATTAAAAGATGGTGAAATTATAGAAGATGTAAAGAAAATTTGA
- the cydB gene encoding cytochrome d ubiquinol oxidase subunit II: protein MLPMELFTLQGLWFVLAGIFLIGYAVTDGFDLGTGFPMIFMKNEEDRKILYNVIAPVWDGNEVWLIAGGGMLFAAFPAVYAASFSGFYIAILLVLWALIGRAIAFEYRNKSESLAWKRTFDFIYWIGNVLPAILFGCAVGNAVVGVPIDKDGAYLGDFFTLLRPVPLAMGLVSLFMFAMHGAAYLLRKTEGSVFEMAKKYAVISAFGYLAVVILTNVLALIQAPYLYENYLKYPIFFIVPAVMLISWILYLQFLKSGKYEKMVFISSVLSGATVLNVALASFPVFIRSTINPEYSLTVFNSASSELTLKVMLIVAVIFMPLVIYYTRYAYKVFAGKVKGDTSYYH from the coding sequence ATGCTACCAATGGAGCTTTTTACACTTCAAGGCTTATGGTTTGTTTTAGCAGGTATATTTTTGATAGGGTATGCAGTTACCGATGGTTTTGACCTTGGAACAGGCTTTCCTATGATTTTTATGAAAAATGAAGAAGATAGAAAAATTTTATACAATGTAATTGCACCTGTTTGGGATGGTAATGAAGTATGGCTTATAGCCGGTGGAGGTATGCTTTTTGCAGCATTTCCGGCTGTTTATGCTGCTTCTTTTTCTGGATTCTATATTGCAATTTTATTGGTTCTTTGGGCTTTAATTGGTAGAGCCATTGCATTTGAATACAGAAACAAATCCGAATCTTTAGCCTGGAAAAGAACTTTTGATTTTATCTACTGGATTGGAAATGTTCTTCCGGCTATTCTTTTTGGTTGTGCGGTAGGTAATGCAGTTGTAGGTGTTCCTATTGATAAAGATGGTGCATACTTAGGAGATTTCTTCACACTTTTAAGACCTGTACCACTTGCAATGGGACTTGTCAGCTTATTTATGTTTGCAATGCATGGAGCTGCGTATCTGCTTAGAAAAACAGAAGGCTCAGTTTTTGAAATGGCTAAAAAATACGCTGTTATAAGTGCATTTGGATACTTAGCTGTAGTTATTTTAACAAACGTATTAGCTTTAATCCAAGCTCCATATCTGTATGAAAACTATTTAAAATATCCAATCTTCTTTATTGTTCCTGCTGTAATGTTAATTTCATGGATTTTGTACTTACAATTTTTAAAATCCGGTAAGTATGAAAAGATGGTTTTTATATCAAGCGTGTTAAGTGGAGCTACAGTTTTAAACGTTGCCCTTGCATCATTCCCGGTGTTCATAAGGTCAACAATCAATCCTGAATATAGCTTAACTGTGTTTAATTCTGCATCTTCAGAATTAACGTTAAAAGTTATGTTAATCGTCGCTGTTATCTTTATGCCATTGGTTATTTACTACACAAGATATGCATACAAAGTTTTTGCCGGAAAAGTGAAAGGAGACACAAGCTACTATCACTAA
- a CDS encoding flagellar motor protein MotB encodes MARKKKHEEHGAGERWAVPYADFLSLLLALFIALFAISTIDKKKLASFVEAISAAFSFKPISTSAPPSIIEGVGVKQKREDAKKKIKERVQQIIKKLNLEGKVSVEIIPIGVRIRILDYILFPSCSTEINQEYKELLNGIAEVIKEAKLPVEVEGHTDDIPPGPTCSYPSNWELSASRAAAVVRYLITAGNLPPYLFSAVGYADTKPISPNNSEVGRRLNRRIEINLITGTDKEAELKEKADFIYKENSEEKNEKQKTTNESER; translated from the coding sequence ATGGCAAGAAAGAAAAAACATGAAGAGCACGGTGCAGGGGAAAGGTGGGCTGTACCTTACGCAGATTTTTTGTCATTGCTTTTAGCTCTCTTTATTGCACTTTTTGCTATTTCTACAATAGATAAGAAAAAATTAGCGTCATTTGTTGAAGCTATATCTGCTGCATTTAGCTTTAAACCAATATCTACATCTGCTCCTCCATCAATAATCGAAGGTGTCGGAGTAAAACAGAAAAGAGAAGATGCAAAGAAAAAGATAAAAGAAAGAGTCCAGCAGATTATTAAAAAACTAAATCTTGAAGGAAAAGTTAGCGTTGAAATAATTCCTATAGGTGTAAGAATTAGAATATTAGATTATATATTGTTTCCTTCATGTAGCACAGAAATTAACCAAGAATATAAAGAGCTGTTAAATGGGATTGCTGAAGTTATAAAAGAAGCCAAACTGCCGGTAGAAGTTGAAGGACATACAGATGATATCCCACCCGGACCAACATGCAGTTATCCATCGAACTGGGAGCTTTCTGCATCCAGAGCTGCTGCAGTTGTAAGATATTTAATAACTGCCGGGAATTTACCGCCTTACCTATTTAGTGCGGTAGGCTATGCTGACACAAAACCAATCTCTCCAAACAATTCTGAAGTAGGAAGAAGGTTAAACAGAAGAATCGAAATAAATCTTATTACAGGTACTGATAAAGAAGCAGAATTAAAAGAAAAAGCAGATTTTATATATAAAGAAAATTCTGAAGAGAAAAATGAAAAACAAAAAACAACTAATGAAAGTGAAAGATAA